A single window of Crassostrea angulata isolate pt1a10 chromosome 8, ASM2561291v2, whole genome shotgun sequence DNA harbors:
- the LOC128161230 gene encoding alpha-N-acetylgalactosamine-specific lectin-like gives MFTEGTILLLIGSAIYQIPEWAEEEQVPGSTAVRFFGTWGHVYREEVTNITVVTKDGTFLMATVIVMCRHSLIGMRQRTDADTCVSNGDLCCNLWVGASDLDREGMFQWINNNSLTFTHWFPGEPNGGGNEDCLQLCNNGQWNDESCSNNENALCEKEL, from the exons ATGTTCACAGAGGGTACGATTCTACTATTAATTGGAAGCGCAATCTACCAAATTCCAGAATGGGCCGAGGAGGAACAAGTACCAGGTTCCACAGCAGTACGTTTCTTCGGAACATGGGGACATGTTTATCGGGAGGAAGTGACAAATATCACC GTTGTGACCAAAGATGGCACCTTTTTGATGGCCACTGTTATCGTTATGTGCAGACATTCGCTAATTGGAATGAGGCAAAG aacTGATGCAG ATACATGTGTGTCGAACGGTGATCTTTGCTGTAATTTGTGGGTTGGAGCCAGTGACCTGGATAGAGAGGGCATGTTTCAATGGATAAACAACAACTCCTTGACCTTTACCCATTGGTTTCCCGGTGAGCCGAACGGTGGAGGCAACGAGGACTGTTTGCAATTGTGTAACAATGGTCAATGGAATGATGAGAGCTGCTCTAATAACGAAAATGCTCTCTGTGAAAAGGAATTATAA